From Bacillus sp. Bos-x628, the proteins below share one genomic window:
- a CDS encoding thioesterase family protein has product MKWVTSEITVRYVECDSMGIVHHSHYLNWFEIGRIELANVAGVDFHRLHQVLTLPVIDLECRYKQSAKFGDTILVETALELLNKPMLIFHYRVRRKRGKVILVQGKTQHVFLDKDKGLLLKIPKDIDNKMKTFLRS; this is encoded by the coding sequence ATGAAATGGGTAACTTCTGAAATCACTGTTCGTTATGTTGAATGTGACTCAATGGGGATCGTTCATCATTCCCATTATCTAAATTGGTTTGAGATTGGTAGAATTGAATTAGCTAACGTCGCGGGAGTAGATTTTCATAGACTGCATCAAGTGCTTACGTTACCTGTTATTGATTTAGAGTGTCGGTATAAGCAGTCTGCCAAATTTGGAGATACGATATTAGTTGAAACAGCACTTGAATTATTAAATAAGCCGATGCTCATTTTTCATTATAGAGTACGACGTAAACGAGGAAAAGTTATACTCGTACAAGGAAAAACTCAACATGTATTTCTCGACAAAGATAAAGGTTTATTGTTGAAAATACCAAAAGATATTGATAATAAAATGAAAACTTTTTTAAGGAGTTGA
- a CDS encoding ACP S-malonyltransferase, translating into MDTAFVFPGQGTQYIGMMKDFYVKYPHIFDELFEEVADRLHIDLKKICFSGTEQELTSTDIAQPAILLHSVGIQRLLESEGISPDITAGHSVGQFSALVTAKALTFSEAVQLVHKRGVFMKNTTETGKMLAVVSSQSEILQEILIDAKKFGVDIAAINSPLQAVISGHERNINEIYKELEFKKGVKVNFLKVSHAFHSSLMAEAQNNFSIYVKQSQINRPIIPIILNNTSLPSTEVEEIRKDLIKQCTDTVFWSAAVKQLISLQIKNIIEVGPKKTLTGLARAFQMKPKFFPTESFVAYKKIVKKRKEGTF; encoded by the coding sequence ATGGATACTGCATTTGTTTTTCCGGGGCAAGGAACACAATATATTGGTATGATGAAAGACTTCTATGTAAAATATCCACATATTTTTGATGAGCTTTTTGAAGAAGTTGCTGATCGATTACATATTGATTTGAAAAAGATTTGCTTTAGTGGAACCGAACAGGAATTAACTTCTACAGATATTGCTCAACCAGCTATCTTATTACACAGTGTTGGTATTCAGCGCCTCTTAGAATCTGAGGGGATTAGTCCAGATATAACCGCAGGACATAGTGTCGGGCAATTTTCAGCACTAGTTACTGCAAAAGCTCTTACATTTTCAGAAGCTGTTCAATTAGTGCATAAAAGAGGCGTTTTTATGAAAAATACGACAGAAACAGGAAAAATGTTAGCCGTTGTAAGTTCGCAAAGTGAAATTTTACAGGAAATACTCATTGATGCTAAGAAGTTTGGAGTGGACATTGCAGCTATTAATTCACCACTTCAAGCAGTTATATCTGGACACGAACGTAATATTAACGAAATATACAAAGAACTTGAATTTAAAAAAGGTGTAAAAGTTAATTTTTTAAAAGTGAGTCATGCTTTTCATTCAAGTTTAATGGCTGAAGCACAGAATAATTTTAGCATCTATGTTAAGCAATCTCAAATCAATAGACCGATAATTCCGATTATTCTTAATAATACTTCTTTACCTAGTACTGAAGTAGAAGAGATTAGAAAAGATTTAATCAAACAGTGTACAGACACCGTATTTTGGAGTGCGGCAGTTAAACAATTAATATCACTTCAAATAAAAAATATCATAGAAGTAGGTCCAAAAAAAACGTTGACAGGTTTAGCAAGAGCTTTTCAAATGAAGCCTAAGTTTTTTCCCACTGAGTCATTTGTGGCATATAAAAAAATCGTTAAAAAAAGGAAAGAGGGGACATTTTAA
- the fabG gene encoding 3-oxoacyl-[acyl-carrier-protein] reductase, whose amino-acid sequence MFEEKVAVVTGASGGIGKAITESLAREKATVILTYKNNKESAENIRHQIIQSGGKASIYQADVSEEQDVKRLFSAIKKEFGKIDILINNSGITKDGFLPIMSSKKFDEVIQVNLKGTYLCCREAVKQMILKKQGTIINIASTSGISGAIGQTNYSASKGGIIAFTKSLALEVAQYNIRANVVAPGFIETQMTRKMDQKTLNRMLELIPLKRLGRPEEVANLVTFLASQLSDYITGKVFTIDGGLING is encoded by the coding sequence ATGTTTGAAGAAAAGGTGGCTGTCGTTACAGGTGCTTCTGGTGGAATAGGAAAGGCAATTACAGAATCCTTAGCACGAGAGAAGGCAACCGTTATTTTAACATATAAAAATAATAAAGAAAGTGCAGAAAACATTAGACATCAGATTATTCAAAGTGGAGGCAAAGCATCTATTTATCAGGCGGATGTAAGTGAGGAGCAAGACGTTAAAAGATTGTTTTCAGCAATCAAAAAAGAGTTTGGGAAAATAGATATTTTAATAAACAACAGTGGGATTACAAAAGATGGTTTTCTTCCTATCATGAGTAGCAAGAAGTTTGATGAGGTGATCCAAGTAAACTTAAAGGGCACTTATTTATGTTGTCGAGAAGCTGTGAAACAAATGATTTTAAAGAAACAAGGAACGATCATTAATATAGCTTCTACGAGTGGTATTTCAGGTGCTATTGGACAGACAAATTATTCTGCTTCTAAAGGGGGGATTATCGCATTTACGAAAAGTTTAGCACTAGAAGTCGCACAATATAATATTCGCGCAAATGTTGTTGCGCCAGGATTTATTGAAACCCAAATGACCCGAAAAATGGATCAAAAAACTCTTAATAGGATGCTAGAACTTATACCGCTTAAGCGGTTAGGGAGACCAGAAGAAGTCGCAAATCTTGTGACATTTTTGGCTTCACAATTATCTGATTATATCACTGGAAAAGTTTTCACAATAGATGGCGGTCTTATAAACGGATAA
- a CDS encoding phosphopantetheine-binding protein: protein MLNYVETKEKAKNRRELTDKIKELLVDKLDLEIDPSIITDDQPIFGRGLGLDSIDALELFVVIEDEFGVTVFDDNIEVFSSVNKLADYIEENMESE, encoded by the coding sequence TTGCTTAATTATGTAGAAACAAAAGAAAAAGCAAAAAACAGAAGAGAGCTTACAGATAAAATCAAAGAATTACTTGTTGATAAATTAGATTTAGAAATAGATCCTTCCATTATTACAGATGACCAGCCCATATTTGGCAGAGGTTTAGGGCTGGACTCAATTGATGCACTAGAATTATTTGTGGTTATTGAAGATGAGTTTGGAGTGACAGTTTTCGATGATAATATTGAAGTTTTTAGCTCAGTGAACAAATTAGCTGATTATATTGAAGAAAATATGGAGAGTGAATAA
- the fabZ gene encoding 3-hydroxyacyl-ACP dehydratase FabZ, which yields MNRILDVNEIKKLLPHRWPFLMLDKVVELTPGIKGVGIKNVTISEPYFEGHFPNESIMPGVLIVEAMAQATAVVYCTGILRYSEETLNEVAASIELDATTDISHRVGYLVGIKDLKFLKPVVPGDQLRLKVDIERTYQVMSKVKVEAYVDKTCVAKGVLTVSQKPGTLDPIKG from the coding sequence TTGAATCGAATATTAGATGTTAATGAAATTAAAAAATTATTACCGCATCGCTGGCCTTTTCTAATGCTCGATAAAGTCGTTGAATTAACTCCAGGCATAAAAGGCGTCGGAATCAAAAATGTTACAATCTCTGAACCATATTTTGAGGGGCATTTCCCAAATGAGTCAATCATGCCAGGCGTATTAATTGTTGAAGCAATGGCTCAAGCTACAGCCGTTGTATATTGTACAGGCATTTTAAGATATTCCGAAGAGACCCTGAATGAGGTGGCAGCTTCAATCGAATTAGATGCTACTACTGATATTTCACATCGTGTTGGCTACCTTGTTGGGATTAAGGACTTAAAATTTCTAAAACCTGTTGTACCAGGTGATCAATTAAGATTGAAGGTCGATATAGAACGTACATATCAAGTGATGTCAAAGGTGAAAGTAGAGGCTTATGTAGATAAAACATGTGTGGCAAAGGGCGTATTAACTGTATCACAAAAGCCAGGGACACTTGACCCTATAAAGGGTTAA